Within the Oncorhynchus masou masou isolate Uvic2021 chromosome 1, UVic_Omas_1.1, whole genome shotgun sequence genome, the region GAAACTGGCTGGGCCACAAGGTAAGAATGCATTCACCCAGCCAGACCTAGTCAAATCAGAGGTTCCCTTGGGTGTCTCTTCACCCTTTGTTACAAGCCATCCCCAAGAGATATTGGTCCAATGTGCTCCCAAAGCACAGGGACCATTTCACTTCTCAAAAGTGGAATGATTTATAGATGTAAAATGAGTGGATATTAAAATGATTTAATAAAGATGCTGAAGTGAAGAAAAAATGAATGGAATATtagtctgcctctctttctctctcccctattccctccctccttctcttcctctctcagggGATGGTTTACTCAGCAGAGTACATTAAGAAGAAACTGGAGCAGGAAATGATCTTGTCACAAGCCTTTGGAAGAGATTTGGTACATGAGTGATAAATATGTGCATATGTCTCAGTGTGGTTGAAAGGATTTGTGCATATTGGTTGAAATGTAATAGGTTTGCATAACTAATACTTTCATGGGAACAGAGCATTAGAAGAAATAGAAGATtttgttgaagtgtgtgtgtgtgtgtgtacacacaagTCTAATCCGAATGTTTTTCTCAGGGTAAGGGAACCATGCACTACGGGCTGGTGATAGTGGGACACTCCCTTGGTGCCGGTACTGCAGCCATCCTGTCCTTCCTGCTCCGCCCCCAGTACCCCACACTGCAGTGCTACTCCTACTCTCCACCAGGTGGCCTTCTGAGGTAAATATGGCCTTCATCATGTCATCAAACCATATGGTAGATGTAGTTGCTCGGCCCATTGCTTGTAGCCACTTGTAGCTATTGCAACAGGACAGGAAGCACCAAGACCTACTCGGATCAAGAGAACTTTGCATCAGACATCCATATCCCATTGCTTGTATAGCCTGGAATAATACTCTAAACACGCACACTGAAATGTCTCACCTTCAACCGTCATAAGATCACTGTGTAACATGTCCATCTTTCAGTAGATATTAGCCTCTATTATGGGGCTCGTTTCTTTCAGTAGATATTAGGCTCTATTATGGGGCTCGTTTCTTTCAGTAGATATTAGGCTCTAATGGGGCTTGTTTCTTTCAGTAGATATTAGGCTCTATTATGGGGCTCGTTTCTTTCAGTAGATATTAGGCTCTTATGGGGCTTGTTTCTTTCAGTAGATATTAGGCTCTATTAATGGGGCTTGTTTCTTTCAGTAGATATTAGGCTCTATTATGGGGCTTGTTTCTTTCAGTAGATATTAGGCTCTATTATGGGGCTTGTTTCTTTCAGTAGATATTAGCCTCTATTATGGGGCTCGTTTCTTTCAGTAGATATTAGCCTCTATTATGGGGCTTGTTTCTTTCAGTAGATATTAGCCTCTATTATGGGGCGTGTTTCTTTCAGTAGATATTAGCCTCTATTATGGGGCGTGTTTCTTTCAGTAGATATTAGCCTCTATTATGGGGCTTGTTTCTTTCAGTAGATATTAGCCTCTATTATGGGGCTTGTTTCTTTCAGTAGATATTAGCCTCTATGGGGCTTGTTTCTTTCAGTAGATATTAGCCTCTATGGGGCTTGTTTTTTTCAGTAGATATTAGGCTCTATTATGGGGCTTGTTTCTTTCAGTAGATATTAGGCTCTATTATGGGGCTCGTTTCTTTCAGTAGATATTAGGCTCTATTATGGGGCTCGTTTCCTTCAGTAGATATTAGGCTCTTATGGGGCTTGTTTTTTTTGCCTTGTGGCAAAGCTGAATAACCTCTATAAAGCGGCCAGTCCCCTCAAACTGGATTTGCAATGTAAATCATGGTGAAAGAGGTTGTGTGAACATATGCCATGTTCCAGTGCTCTGCCAGTCCAGTGCTGTTCTGAGAAGGTAATTTGTGGTTAGAACTGGTTCTCGATTATCTGTGCTGATCAGATGAGGTAGAGGCCTTTTGTCAAGTCCTCCAGTTTCTCGATTATAGCATAAAGCAGGGAACTCAGAAGCATCATCTCTGTATACACCAGTGTTTTCTGTGCTGAAATCTTTTTTCTTCTTCATATTTGTCAGTCGTGACTCGTGATCTAGCCTGTTTGTCTCTACACATCAACGTTTGCTGTGGAGAGATGTTGAATTATTTAACTAGAATGAGATCAGACTCGTGATTGTTGCGTGTGGAAAACGTCTGGCTGGAAATTCAGCAGCAACAGTTTCAGTGGTGacggagggaaagagaagagtacACATCACACTCTTACTAGACAAACACTTAGTTTTTCTGACCCGCTCTTTCTTTTTTCACATCCTCTTTCTCTTTTTGTGTCTctgacaagcatttcgctacacccgctgtaacatctgctaaatatgtgtatgtgaccaataacatttgatttgactctcCTCATCATTTTGTTTCTACAGTGAGGATGCCATGGAGTACTCCAAAGAGTTTGTCACTTCTGTCGTTTTGGGAAAGGACCTTGTCCCAAGGTATGTCATCTATTTAGAAACCCCATCTATTTCAAGTATCGTATGTCATGATGTACAGCTGTACTCATTTTGTCCTGTTTGTCTCATAGGATTGGTCTCTCTCAGTTGGAGGGGTTTCGGCGCCACCTGCTGGAAGTCTTACAGAAGAGCGACAAGCCAAAGGTAGCGCATGTATTTCTAATTAGATAGCAAACTGTGTCTGTGATCAAATCCTGTATATTCTACAGAAAGGAAGCATCAACACTGTGCTCTAACTGCTATCAGTATAGGTTGTAACTGCTGATATCTCCCTGCCAGTGGAGGATCATTGCAGGGGGAACTAAGTGCATTCCTAAGTCCGAGCTGCCTGTGGACGACGGCCCCCAGCCCCAGACAGCCCCCGTGCCCCCCAGCACCCGTCTCTGGCTGCATCCCAGTGATCTCAGCATCGCCCTGTCAGcctccacccctctctaccccccggGCAAGGTCATCCACGTGGTCCACAACCACCCCTCAGAGACATGGTATTACAATGATGGCACAagaaagtttatttgtcacattcacagGGTCACAGATTTCATTTCAGGGTACTGTGGAATCCTctgaccaacaatgcagttcaaagaGAAGTGAGTGAAACAATAGTACAAATAATATTAGTAGTAATACTAATTATAGTAGTAATAGAAAGTTTTAAAAAATAGAATAGAAAAAGATCACAGGAcagcatatactgtatatacactaccgttcaaaagtttggggtcatttagaaatgtccttgtttttgaaaggaaagcacatttttttgtccattaaaatatcatcaaattgatcaatgtacagtgtagacattgttaatgttgtaaattactattgttgctggaaacggcagatttattttaaaaaaaagtatctatataggtgtatagaggcccattatcagcaactatcacaCTTGTGTTCCAATGGAACTTTGTgtcagctaatccaagttgatcattttaaaaggctaattgattattaaaaaaacttttgcaattatgttagcatagctgaaaattgttgttctgatttaagaagcaataaaactggcctttagactagttgagtatcagcatttgtggattcgattacaggttcaaaatggccagaaacaaattaCTTTCttatgaaactcgtcagtctattcttgttcttgttctgtgaggcatctgtttctcaaactctattgtacttgtcctcttgctcagttgtgcactagggcctcccactctttctattctggttggagccagtttgcgctgttctgtgaaggtagTACACAGCAtggtacgagatcttcagtttcttggcaatttctcacatagaatagccttcatttctcatttctaaatgaccccaaacctttgaactgtagtgtatacACACATTTACAGCTAGTTTTAAATGATATACAGCTGCTGCAGTTAAGTGTATAAACAAGGATACTTCTCTATAGAGTTAGTAACAATGATAAATGTCCATTGTAGGTTGAGGGGGGGCAGGGGGGGAATATCTGTTGCGGTGGAGGTCAAATGAAGTCCGGGGGCAGGGGGAGCAGGTAGCAGCCTAttggtggctattcagcagcctgatgatcTGGGGTTAGAAGCTATTGGCCAGTCTGTCAGTTTTTGCCATGATGCACCTATATTGATTGTTGAAATCAGGGAGAACAGGCCGtgtctcgggtggctgaggtccatgatgatcttcttggccttcctgcaaCACCTtttgttgtaggtgtcctggagggcaggcagtgtgcacccGATGGTGCGTTCGGCTGAgcgtaccaccctctgtagagccttgtggTCAGCGGCGGcggagttgccgtaccaggctgtgatgcagcccaaccgtatgctctcgatggtgctcctgaAGAACACTGAGGGCCCTCGGGGACaggccacatttcttcagcctcttgaggttgaagagttgCTGTCGTGCCTCCTTCAGAGATTACGATCAACTTTATTATCCCACTAGGGGGAAATTTGTTTGGTCATGTGCTTAAAAATACTTTACATAAAACATGAAACTACACAAAATAATTAATTCAAAGTGCTATAGCTACACGTTTAAAGTGAAAGTGTAATATGCTGTATACTGGAGGGACCAACAGACAATCTATTATACAGCCTAATGGCTGTTGGAATGAAAGAGTCCCATATCTATCTGTTTTGAGGGAAAGGGATGAGTAGTGTCCTGTAAAATGCTGTCAAGTTTTAGGAAGATGGGTTTTTGTGTGCAGGTTGGTGGCTGATTCTTGATCTATACCAATTATCCTTCCCGCCGCTTTATGCGCTGAAGCATATTCACCACGGTGTCTGTGTGGTTTGACCATTTCAGCTTCTTGGAGATGTTTATGCCGATGAACTTTTTTTTGACCGTCTCCAGGGCGGCCCTGTTGATGAGGATGGGAGCGTgctcagcctggttcctcctgaagtccacaaccaGATCCTTTGTTTTTGACCGTCTCCAGGGCGGCCCTGTTGATGAGGATGGGAGCGtgcccagcctggttcctcctgaagtccacaaccaGCTCCTTTGTTTTTGACCGTCTCCAGGGCGGCCCTGTTGATGAGGATGGGAGCGTgctcagcctggttcctcctgaagtccacaaccaGATCCTTTGTTTTTGACCGTCTCCAGGGCGGCCCTGTTGATGAGGATGGGAGCGtgcccagcctggttcctcctgaagtccacaaccaGATCCTTTGTTTTTGACCGTCTCCAGGGCGGCCCTGTTGATGAGGATGGGAGCGtgcccagcctggttcctcctgaagtccacaaccaGATCCTTTGTTTTTGACCGTCTCCAGGGCGGCCCTGTTGATGAGGATGGGAGCGtgcccagcctggttcctcctgaagtccacaaccaGCTCCTTTGTTTTTGACCGTCTCCAGGGCGGCCCTGTTGATGAGGATGGGAGCGTgctcagcctggttcctcctgaagtccacaaccagctcctttgttttgctgacgttgagggagaggttgtttacctggcaccACGCCGTAAGAaagcctgcctcctctctgtaGACCGTCTTGTCACATCAgtaacttgatgatggagttgggaCTGTGAGGCCACCCGGTCGCGGGTATAAagggagtacagtaggggactgaggatgcacccttgtggggctcccGTGTGAaggaggtgatgttgcctaccttcaccacctgggggcagaccgtcaggaagtccagcacccagttgcatagggaggagttcagtccCAAGGTGGAGAGCTTTGTGGTGAGCTTAGCGGTattgtagttgatgaacagcatcctcacatgCATTCCTTTCGTCCAGGTGGGTGAGGATAGTGTATACTACCAGTCAGTTTAGTACACATCTAGTGTGACATGTTTTATGCTAATTGGATAGAAACTGTACGAGGGAAAAGACTGGCTTTACGCAGACATTACTTTTGGTATAAATGTGCATGCATACATCATTTTGCTGTGTATATAATTTAGcatgcccctctctctgtgtgtagctgtggacAGGAGGAGCCCACCTACTCAGCTCTCTGGGGGGATAACAAGTCTTTCAACGAGGTCATCATCTCCCCTGCCATGCTAAACGAGCACATGCCTCACATGGTGATGGAGGGACTCAACAAGGTCTGTGAATATAATAGATAGACATGGACAGTGTATCTGGGTTTCCTTTGTGTGTTGGATGGGATGAGTGGAGGTTTCCTGTAGATAAAATTAGATTGTAGGGGTCCTGGTCAGATGCTCTGTTGGGGAAGGTGACAGAATAAGGTAGCGGAGCCCTGGTGAAGTGACTGAGGGAAGTATCAATTACTCCAACCTCATTCATGCACTGAGTTGGCAGGTGATGACACTGGATGAAtgttctacagttgaagtcggaagtatacagtggggcaaaaaagtatttagtcagccaccaattgtgcaagttctcccacttaaaaatatgagaggcctgtaattttcatcataggtacacttcaactatgacagacaaaatgagaaaaaaatccagaaaatcacattgtaggatttttaatgaatttatttgctaattatggtggaaaataagtatttggtcaccataATTTTGGTCACAAaaaaaccatcccaaccgtgaagccccacaacatgatgctgccacccccgtgcgtcacagttgggatggttttctttggcttgcaaggctccccctttttcctccaaacataacgatggtcattatggccaaacagttctatttttgtttcatcagactagaggacatttctccaaaaattacgatctttgtccccatgtgcagttgcaaaccgtagtctggcttttttatggcggttttggagcagtggcttcttccttgctgagcggcctttcaggttatgttgatatactttttttactgtggatatagatatttttgtacctgtttcctccagcatcttcacaaggtcctttgctgttgttttgggattgatttgcagttttcgcaccaaagtacgttcatctctaggagacagaacgtgtctccttcctgagtggtgtgacagctgcgtggtcccatggtgtttatacttgcgtactattgtttgtacagatgaaggtggtaccttcaggcgtttggaaattgctcccaaggatgaaccagacttggtcATTGCTAATATAATTTGATTtatccatgatgtcaagcaaagaggcactgtgttttaaggtagccttgaaatacatccacaggtacacctccaattgactcaaatgatgtcaattagcctatcagaagcttctaaaaccatgatggaattttctggaattttacaagctgtttaaaggcacagtgaacttagtgtctgtacacttctgacccactggaattgtgatagtgaaatactctgtctgtaaacaattgttggaaaaatgacttgtcctgcacaaagtagatgtcctaacccacttgccaaagctataatttgttaacaagaaatttgtggagaggttgaaaaacaggttttaatgactccaacctaagtgtaatgtaaacttccgacttcaactgtatgtataaatGTGTTTGTGGGTTTCTGTCTGTAAAAGCTTTCCTAACAATTTTATGTTTTCAATGAATAGTTAGAACTAACCTCGTGTTTTCTTGTGCTGTAGCTGGTGAAGGGTGCTGTTCACTGATGGTGTGCTGGATGTTCTGTCTGGTCTGCTCCACGCTTAGGCTATACTGAGGTTACTCTGATGGAACTGCATTGGTGATTAAGTgtgtctgctgtgtgttgggTATTGGTGTAAGCATGGTGTTGTGTGATTGAAACTGCAgtggtgtgtttgtatgtctgtgtgatACTTATGATGTCTCTGCAGGTACTGGAACCATTTGGTCTCAGTTCTGAGCAGGCAGGTGCAGAGCCAATGGAGATGGAGGATGAGGGCCAACCAGCCAGCACTGTTGTGGTCATAACCTCTGAAACAGAGCTGCCCTCTACACCTCTGCTTTCAGATACCTCCTCCAACGCCCACAaagactcactctctccctctcttctttcagaTAGCTCTTCTGATACCCGCAAAGACctttcctctccctgttctctttcAGATTGTCCCTCTACCCCCAAAAAAGAGCTGCCATCTACCCCTCTTACAGATACTGCATCTGTTCCCCAAACacactctacccctcctcctatGGGTAGTCTTTCCCCCACTGAACCATCAAATACCTCCCCACAAATAGACCAACCCGCCGTCTCCCACATAGACCAACCCGCCGTCTCCCACATAGACCAACCCGCCGTCTCCCACATAGACCAACCCGCCGTCTCCCAATTATCGAATGGCCCCTCTACTCAGAAACCTGACTTGTTCTCTACACCTCTgtcacacccactctctctccctcaagcaTCAAGCATCCCCCAAACAGACCTACCCTTTCCCCCACAATCATGGCAGACAGACTCCTCCTCTTACAGGTGTACACTTCCACCAAGCCCCTCTGAACCTGTACTATCCAATACCCCTTCATCTACCCCAGTAGACTCTTCaaatccaccatccaccaccctCCCACTACCTATCCCAAATCTTCTGGTTTAACGTTAGTCTCTGCCTCTCCAGCTCagtcctcctctgcctcttcagTCTTACAAACCCTGTCTTGCTCTTTGCTTTAGCTTCAAACTGTTCAGATTGAGAAACCACCACACACCCTACTTACTAACTAATACACGCTTTTCTCTAGATGCAGTGAGGTTTCCATGGTTACCCCCATTTCTCCAACACTAACCCCTCCTCGTTATTCCTTGTGGCCTCCTGCTGTTGCAAATTGGCAGCTCAAGGTGTCCTGAGTAAGGAGGATGTGCTAAGTGTCTCTGAGTCCTCTGATTCCCCCACAGTtggcatgatggcacaaacagactggcaaccaggctcCTGTAGACCGTGTGGTCACATCAAATAGATTCTAATAGCTGGTTTTAAATTAGAGTAGCCTGTTACCTGACAGTGATGACTACTTGTACAGATTG harbors:
- the LOC135550385 gene encoding diacylglycerol lipase-alpha-like isoform X3, with protein sequence MPGMVMFRRRWSVGSDDLVLPALFLFLLHCIWLVVLSVVLFGLPYGSDQSCSVTLVDHGRGYLGILVSCLICESAIIWLSMRGSILYTQPREAVQYVIYIRLAILLVELVYAVVGIAWLFQYYQPCSDVTAKNLALGIVVCNWLVIFSVCFTLMCTFDPTGRTFVKLKATRRRQRNLTTYTLRLVPSALHTTISTEYTTCTLRHRLEEGQASSWSRRLKFFMCCTRAQDTQSDAYSEVASLFAEFFRDLDIVPSDIIAGLVLLRQRQRSNRGAILDQANNDILAFLSGMPVTRNTKYLDLKNSTEMGMYKEVCYYMLFALAAYGWPMYLMRKPACGLCRLASSCHCTSGSGSRLSQTVTVEEDNCCGCNVLAIRRHFLDRELKQVHVVYTSWHDAVYETPFFVAVDHGKKKVVISIRGTLSPKDALTDLTGDSERLPVEEQHGNWLGHKGMVYSAEYIKKKLEQEMILSQAFGRDLGKGTMHYGLVIVGHSLGAGTAAILSFLLRPQYPTLQCYSYSPPGGLLSEDAMEYSKEFVTSVVLGKDLVPRIGLSQLEGFRRHLLEVLQKSDKPKWRIIAGGTKCIPKSELPVDDGPQPQTAPVPPSTRLWLHPSDLSIALSASTPLYPPGKVIHVVHNHPSETCCGQEEPTYSALWGDNKSFNEVIISPAMLNEHMPHMVMEGLNKVLEPFGLSSEQAGAEPMEMEDEGQPASTVVVITSETELPSTPLLSDTSSNAHKDSLSPSLLSDSSSDTRKDLSSPCSLSDCPSTPKKELPSTPLTDTASVPQTHSTPPPMGSLSPTEPSNTSPQIDQPAVSHIDQPAVSHIDQPAVSHIDQPAVSQLSNGPSTQKPDLFSTPLSHPLSLPQASSIPQTDLPFPPQSWQTDSSSYRCTLPPSPSEPVLSNTPSSTPVDSSNPPSTTLPLPIPNLLV